Proteins co-encoded in one Candidatus Neomarinimicrobiota bacterium genomic window:
- a CDS encoding sugar phosphate nucleotidyltransferase: protein PLSTLLLAGIHEILIISTPEDLPRFEQLLGDGSRFNATFSYVVQPSPDGLAQAFILGEEFIDDDDVCLILGDNIFFGHGLIDMLKESTRIVADEGDAVVFAYHVEDPQRYGVVEFEESGKALSIEEKPADPKSNYAVVGLYFYPNSVVDVAKNIKPSARGELEITSVNQHYLEAGDLQVQIMQRGFAWLDTGTFDSLMEASQFVQTLERRQGLKIADIENL from the coding sequence ATCCCTTATCAACGCTACTGTTGGCTGGGATTCATGAGATATTGATCATCTCAACACCTGAAGATCTCCCACGATTTGAACAGCTTCTAGGCGATGGCAGTCGTTTTAACGCGACATTTTCATATGTAGTGCAGCCAAGTCCTGACGGATTAGCTCAAGCCTTTATTTTAGGTGAAGAATTTATCGACGACGATGATGTCTGTCTGATCCTGGGAGACAATATCTTCTTTGGCCATGGTCTCATCGATATGCTCAAGGAAAGCACCCGGATCGTAGCTGACGAGGGTGATGCAGTGGTTTTTGCCTATCATGTTGAAGACCCTCAACGTTATGGTGTGGTAGAATTTGAAGAATCTGGAAAAGCTTTATCCATCGAAGAAAAACCGGCAGACCCTAAAAGTAATTATGCTGTGGTTGGTCTCTATTTTTACCCCAATTCAGTGGTTGACGTGGCAAAAAATATAAAGCCATCAGCCCGAGGTGAACTGGAGATCACATCAGTCAATCAACATTATCTGGAAGCCGGGGACCTGCAGGTTCAGATCATGCAACGTGGTTTTGCCTGGCTGGACACAGGCACTTTTGACTCCCTGATGGAAGCCTCTCAGTTTGTCCAAACGCTGGAGCGCCGCCAAGGCCTGAAGATTGCTGATATTGAAAACTTGTAG